Part of the Leptolyngbya sp. BL0902 genome, CTGAAAAAGATGGTGGTGGCTATCCAGGGTTTGGCTATAGCGCCGTAAATCCTCCTGCCACACCGCCCCCCGAGGCAGCTTCACGAACAGGTTGGCCTGTACCTGGTAGGTTTCCAAAAACTCCGCCATGGAGCGCAGGATCGTTTTCAAACCCTTGGCTTTAATTTGAATACAATCCGGCTGGGCGGCACTGGCTTGCAACCACTGTTGCAGGGAAGCCGGGGAGGGGGAGGGCAACGGCATAGGAATCTAACAATCGGAGGGACAGCGACTACGCTGGTCAACGCCGACCAAGGATGAATTACCTATCAGGGTAGGCTAATCCGCCCCGATAGGGCCGCAGAACCAGGATTGTATTCACAATTAGTCACTGACAGAGTAGTCACTGACAGGGATTACTGATACTTCTCGGCCAAGAACCTGCGGGCCTGTTCGCGGTCGTCGAAGTGGATCTTTTCGGTGCCGAGGATTTGGTAGTCTTCGTGGCCTTTTCCGGCAATCAGAATGCCGTCCCCTGGTTGGGCCATCTGAATGGCTACCTGAATCGCGGATGCCCGGTCACAAATGACCGACTCTGACCCCAGTTCCGCCGGAATGCCCGCCACCACGTCCCGCAGAATCTGCTCTGGGTCTTCGGTGCGGGGGTTGTCGGAGGTCACGACCACCACATCGGCCAAATCGTAGGCGATGCGGCCCATCTGGGGGCGTTTGGTGCGATCTCGGTCGCCACCGCAGCCAAAGACGCAGATCAACCGACCGGGCACAAAGGGCCGCGCCGCCTGGAGGGAATTTTTCAGGCTGTCTGGCGTGTGGGCATAGTCTACAATCACGCTGACGGGTTGATCGGGGGCGATCTTTACCTGCTCCATGCGCCCCGGCACGCCGCCAAAACTGGGCAGCACCGCCGCAATGGTTTCTAAAGGAACCCCCAGGTGCAGTGCGGCACCGACGGAAGCCAGCAGGTTTTCGAGATTAAACTGCCCCACCAAGGGCGAACTAAAGGGCACCGTTCCCGCCGGGGTTTTTAGCGTTCCCGTCACCCCATTGGCCTGGTAGGTGAGGTCGCCCGTGTACAGGTCAGCGGCGGGATTTTGGGTGCTGTACGTCCACACCCGGTCGGCGGAAAGCTGCGCGACTAGGCGTTCTCCGTAGGGGGTATCGGCGTTCACAATCGCCCGTCCGGTGAGGTAATTCTCGCCAAACAGCAGCGCCTTGGCGTTGAAATAGTCCTCCATATCCCGGTGGTAGTCCAGGTGGTCTTGGGTGAGGTTGGTGAACACCGCCACCTCGAAGGGACAGCCCCACACCCGCTGCTGGGCCAGGGCATGGGAACTGACTTCCAGCACCGCATAGCGACAGCCCGCATCCCGCGCCGCCGCCAAGTCCGCCTGAAGCTCCACCGCAAAGGGGGTGGTATACAGGGCCGTTTGCTGATGACCGGGCCAACGGCTATAGAGGGTGCCCAGCAGCGCCGTGGGCTGTTCCGCCGCCTTCAGCAAATGCTCGATTAAGTGGGTTGTCGTCGTTTTGCCATTGGTGCCCGTCACCCCCACCAGGCCCATTTGCCGAGCGGGCTGGCCATAGAACGCCGCCGCCACCGCCGCACAGGCCAGGGCCATATCCGTCATCGGCACCACGCAGACGTTCCCCTCAGCGGGCCGATTCTGCAAGGCGGATTCTGAAACCAACGCCGCCACCGCCCCAGCATCCAACGCACTGGGCCAAAATTCGCCGCCATCCACCCGCGTTCCGGGCATCCCGATAAAGACATCCCCCGGCTGGCAGGCGTGGGAATTGGTGGATAGCCCCTTCACCTCGCTATCTCCCCAGTCGGCAGATAGCTCAAACCCCGGTGCGATCAAGCCTGCGGGCAAGGTTTCTAGCAGTTGGCGCAGCTTCATGTCAGCAAGTCCTCACATCACGGAAGATGACCTATTCTGCCTTACCCT contains:
- a CDS encoding UDP-N-acetylmuramoyl-L-alanyl-D-glutamate--2,6-diaminopimelate ligase translates to MKLRQLLETLPAGLIAPGFELSADWGDSEVKGLSTNSHACQPGDVFIGMPGTRVDGGEFWPSALDAGAVAALVSESALQNRPAEGNVCVVPMTDMALACAAVAAAFYGQPARQMGLVGVTGTNGKTTTTHLIEHLLKAAEQPTALLGTLYSRWPGHQQTALYTTPFAVELQADLAAARDAGCRYAVLEVSSHALAQQRVWGCPFEVAVFTNLTQDHLDYHRDMEDYFNAKALLFGENYLTGRAIVNADTPYGERLVAQLSADRVWTYSTQNPAADLYTGDLTYQANGVTGTLKTPAGTVPFSSPLVGQFNLENLLASVGAALHLGVPLETIAAVLPSFGGVPGRMEQVKIAPDQPVSVIVDYAHTPDSLKNSLQAARPFVPGRLICVFGCGGDRDRTKRPQMGRIAYDLADVVVVTSDNPRTEDPEQILRDVVAGIPAELGSESVICDRASAIQVAIQMAQPGDGILIAGKGHEDYQILGTEKIHFDDREQARRFLAEKYQ